Part of the Triticum urartu cultivar G1812 chromosome 2, Tu2.1, whole genome shotgun sequence genome, ACTAACAGCAAGACAACCAAAACATCCCATGAACAACCTTGGAGATGCCCATTTCATTCTGCGGAACTAACAGGGATATAAAATGAAGCAGATAGATATCTCAAACTACGTTCTTTTAGATGAACATAGTTGAACATAAGGATATAATGTGGAGACCAAGTACACATATCCTTGTCTGGTTTGTCAACAGCTCACTATGATTCCATCAGAGAACAGAGATTATTGGCAAATAGAAATAACCAAAGCAAAGGTAGAATAGAGTAGCAATAGAGAACCAAAACATCTCAGGTACAATCCTAGAGATGTCCATTTTCGCGGAACTAACAGCTAGATACAGGTAAACAGATAGAAATCTCAAACTATGTGCTCAGCCAGTGCCAGGATCTTGAGATGCTTCTTCTTCCTGAGCTCATGGGGGACGGGACCAAAGACGCGGGTGCCAATCAGCTCACCCTTGTTGTTCACGATGACGATCGCATTGTCGTCGAACTGGACCTCGCTACCGTCGCTGCGCCCCTTCTTCATGGCGGCACGGACGACCACCCCGTAGACCACGTCTCCTTTCTTGACCTTGCCACGAGGCTGCGCTTCCTTGACAGAACCGATGATCATGTCCCCGAGCCTCGCTCCTTTCTTCCCCCTAAGGGACTGTATGCACATAACCCGCTTGGCCCCCGAGTTGTCCACCACCTTGAGGTTTGTTCTCATCTGGATGAAAGTTCTAATTTGCTGAAACCAGAACAAGAACACATGTTACCACCACTCTCTACTTGGAAAACATCTGTGACTAGATAAACAAGCACCTCAAGAAAATTATGCATTACTTCACTTCGAGCAATTA contains:
- the LOC125540234 gene encoding 50S ribosomal protein HLP, mitochondrial-like; translation: MAAFLRSKCSSVGRAMMGSLGNNLYGGTTSSIETVTRPSRSDAVCQQIRTFIQMRTNLKVVDNSGAKRVMCIQSLRGKKGARLGDMIIGSVKEAQPRGKVKKGDVVYGVVVRAAMKKGRSDGSEVQFDDNAIVIVNNKGELIGTRVFGPVPHELRKKKHLKILALAEHIV